The following coding sequences lie in one Streptomyces xiamenensis genomic window:
- a CDS encoding ATP-binding protein, with the protein MNRKVDEVRTDPPGSTTSDPAPNAPEGPPSRPDPALPLLTRLAALRERVAALVDLRSADDPTAGDPLRGLHLPEEAVGHVLRGPGRERDGADTDAPLLSSQPVGPADRIASLTVRMGLSELDAALLLIALAPDLDRDFETLYAYLNDDVSRRRATIGLALDVCGLSLLDAGARDRFHPTAPLSWLGLVRVGEPDAPFLSRPLRVPDRLAAHLLGNDTPDAVLDGQIRPLPVPQVPPGAPDSAAAPAGTAPPGAEASLTHRLAELLAEDSPPLVYLRERREGDGLACAVAALAAAGRPALHLTTAAKTPSSPDSADATPLPQLLLEARLRDCAIVVSPLPAQPAELIKALDVGGVPVILTGPAAYDPQWCDPDPLVLDAPGPRSDPAGLWAEALGLEPAEDPGFDLAATVAAYRLGGDRIRRAAHSARGLAALDGTALTAAHVRLAARQQSASGLEQHARRIMPDVGWNDLVLPETTREQLHELAQRARHRERVLGDWRLSAGGGRGRGVLALFAGESGTGKTLSAEVVAADLGLDLYVVQLSSVVDKYVGETEKNLERIFTEADRTDAVLLFDEADAVFGKRSEVKDSHDRYANLESAYLLQRLEAFSGIALLTTNLRANIDEAFTRRLDLVVDFPFPDKEQRLALWRHSLTHVPCAEDIDPAPCAKDFELAGGAIRSAVMTAAYAAAARDSAVTSEDLLTGARREYRKAGRLVKEIGSW; encoded by the coding sequence GTGAACCGCAAGGTGGATGAGGTCCGCACGGACCCGCCCGGAAGCACGACGAGCGACCCGGCACCGAACGCGCCCGAGGGCCCACCGTCCCGCCCCGATCCGGCCCTGCCGCTGCTCACCCGGCTCGCCGCGCTGCGCGAGCGGGTGGCCGCCCTCGTGGACCTGCGCTCCGCCGACGACCCCACGGCGGGCGACCCGCTGCGCGGCCTGCACCTGCCGGAGGAAGCGGTCGGGCATGTGCTGCGCGGGCCCGGGCGGGAGCGGGACGGGGCGGACACCGACGCCCCGCTGCTCAGCTCGCAACCGGTCGGGCCCGCCGACCGGATCGCCTCGCTGACCGTACGGATGGGGCTGTCCGAACTGGACGCCGCGCTCCTGCTCATCGCCCTCGCCCCGGATCTCGACCGGGACTTCGAGACGCTGTACGCCTACCTCAACGACGACGTCAGCCGCCGGCGGGCGACCATCGGCCTGGCCCTTGACGTGTGCGGCCTGTCCCTCCTGGATGCCGGGGCGCGTGACCGGTTCCACCCCACCGCGCCGCTGTCCTGGCTCGGCCTGGTGCGGGTCGGGGAACCCGACGCGCCGTTCCTGAGCCGGCCGCTGCGCGTACCCGACCGGCTGGCCGCCCATCTGCTGGGCAACGACACTCCCGACGCAGTCCTGGACGGACAGATCCGTCCGCTGCCGGTCCCTCAGGTTCCCCCGGGCGCCCCGGACTCCGCCGCCGCTCCGGCCGGTACCGCTCCGCCCGGCGCCGAGGCCTCCCTCACCCACCGGCTCGCGGAACTCCTCGCCGAGGACAGCCCGCCGCTGGTCTATCTGCGGGAGCGGCGCGAGGGGGACGGCCTGGCCTGCGCCGTCGCCGCGCTCGCCGCCGCCGGCCGCCCCGCGCTGCACCTCACCACGGCGGCGAAGACACCGTCCTCCCCGGACTCCGCGGACGCGACCCCACTGCCCCAGCTCCTCCTGGAGGCCAGGCTGCGGGACTGCGCGATCGTGGTGTCGCCGCTGCCGGCACAGCCCGCCGAGCTGATCAAGGCGCTCGACGTGGGCGGCGTCCCGGTGATCCTCACCGGCCCGGCCGCGTACGACCCGCAGTGGTGCGACCCCGACCCGCTGGTCCTGGACGCCCCGGGACCGCGCTCGGACCCCGCCGGCCTGTGGGCGGAGGCGCTCGGCCTCGAACCGGCCGAGGACCCCGGCTTCGACCTCGCCGCGACCGTCGCCGCCTACCGGCTCGGCGGCGACCGCATCCGCCGGGCCGCCCACTCCGCGCGCGGCCTGGCCGCCCTGGACGGCACCGCGCTGACCGCGGCGCACGTACGGCTGGCCGCCCGGCAGCAGTCCGCGTCCGGCCTCGAACAGCACGCCCGCCGGATCATGCCGGATGTCGGCTGGAACGATCTGGTGCTGCCCGAGACCACCCGGGAGCAGCTGCACGAACTCGCCCAGCGCGCCCGGCACCGCGAACGCGTCCTGGGGGATTGGCGGCTGAGTGCCGGCGGCGGCCGGGGGCGCGGCGTCCTCGCGCTGTTCGCCGGGGAGTCCGGCACCGGCAAGACCCTGTCCGCCGAGGTGGTCGCCGCCGATCTGGGCCTGGACCTGTACGTCGTGCAGCTCTCCTCGGTCGTGGACAAGTACGTCGGCGAGACCGAGAAGAACCTGGAGCGGATCTTCACCGAGGCCGACCGCACCGACGCGGTGCTGCTCTTCGACGAGGCCGACGCGGTCTTCGGCAAGCGCTCGGAGGTCAAGGACTCGCACGACAGGTACGCCAACCTGGAAAGCGCCTATCTGCTGCAACGCCTGGAGGCGTTCAGCGGCATCGCGCTGCTCACCACCAACCTGCGCGCCAACATCGACGAGGCCTTCACCCGCCGGCTCGACCTGGTGGTCGACTTCCCCTTTCCCGACAAGGAGCAGCGGCTCGCCCTGTGGCGGCACAGCCTGACCCATGTGCCGTGCGCCGAGGACATCGATCCGGCGCCGTGCGCCAAGGACTTCGAGCTGGCGGGCGGCGCGATCCGCAGCGCCGTCATGACCGCCGCCTACGCGGCGGCGGCGCGCGATTCCGCGGTCACCTCCGAGGACCTGCTGACCGGCGCCCGGCGGGAGTACCGCAAGGCCGGGCGCCTGGTGAAGGAGATCGGCAGCTGGTGA
- a CDS encoding eCIS core domain-containing protein, with protein MRAQKQPEQSGRAGAARPARTVRRPAAPAGPQAVLALQRLAGNGAVSRTLRVQRERAAAEQDQHEHGAGCGHDQPVQREAAQVQAVTRKPGSPVEPKIRGKAEKALGTNFGRVEVHRGPDAQASAAAMGARAYTTTDRGRQHIVLGAGADNPHTLYHELTHADQQAKGPVEGTDTGGGISLSSPGDKDERAAEAKADEIERMPDEPEHGQDHAQG; from the coding sequence ATGCGAGCGCAGAAGCAACCGGAGCAGTCGGGCCGCGCGGGCGCGGCCCGGCCCGCACGGACCGTACGGCGCCCGGCCGCGCCGGCCGGCCCCCAGGCGGTGCTGGCCCTCCAGCGGCTGGCGGGCAACGGCGCCGTCTCCCGGACGCTGCGGGTGCAGCGGGAACGGGCGGCGGCCGAGCAGGACCAGCACGAGCACGGCGCCGGCTGCGGCCACGATCAGCCGGTGCAGCGGGAGGCGGCGCAGGTCCAGGCCGTCACCCGGAAGCCGGGCAGTCCGGTGGAGCCGAAGATCCGCGGCAAGGCGGAGAAGGCGCTGGGCACCAACTTCGGGCGGGTGGAGGTGCACAGAGGCCCGGACGCCCAGGCGTCGGCCGCCGCGATGGGGGCCCGTGCCTACACCACCACCGACCGTGGCCGGCAGCACATCGTGCTGGGAGCGGGCGCCGACAATCCGCACACCCTGTACCACGAGCTGACCCACGCCGATCAGCAGGCGAAGGGGCCGGTGGAGGGCACGGACACGGGCGGGGGGATCAGCCTCTCCAGCCCGGGGGACAAGGACGAGCGGGCGGCGGAGGCCAAGGCCGACGAGATCGAGCGGATGCCCGACGAGCCGGAGCACGGCCAGGACCACGCGCAGGGGTGA
- a CDS encoding LuxR C-terminal-related transcriptional regulator has protein sequence MDRIRVLVVDEHRIFAESLATALTAETDVEAAAVGTVPAAVHQLERAGYDVLLLDVDMAESQTLLTLVRERHGELRPVMLATYDDPRRAAQSLTAGANAWVAKDSSLARLLVVVRGVLREETHVPPALLTGVLRELTHDRRNRTEHQRLVASLTPRELEVLRCMLSGLGRKAVAERLYLSPHTVRTHMQNVLGKLGVHSTLAAVALARRAGVPPAD, from the coding sequence ATGGATCGCATACGCGTATTGGTGGTGGACGAGCACCGCATCTTCGCCGAGTCGCTGGCCACCGCCCTCACGGCGGAGACCGACGTGGAGGCGGCGGCCGTCGGCACGGTTCCGGCAGCCGTGCACCAACTGGAACGGGCCGGCTACGACGTCCTGCTGCTGGACGTCGACATGGCCGAGTCACAGACCCTGCTCACCCTCGTCCGCGAGCGCCACGGCGAGCTGCGCCCCGTGATGCTCGCGACCTACGACGACCCGCGGCGCGCCGCGCAGTCACTCACCGCGGGAGCCAACGCCTGGGTGGCCAAAGACAGTTCACTCGCCAGGCTGCTGGTGGTGGTTCGCGGCGTACTGCGCGAGGAGACCCACGTCCCGCCCGCCCTGCTCACCGGCGTCTTACGCGAGCTGACCCACGACCGCCGCAACCGCACCGAGCACCAGCGGCTGGTCGCCTCACTGACCCCCAGGGAACTGGAGGTGCTGCGTTGCATGCTGTCGGGCCTGGGCCGCAAGGCGGTCGCCGAGCGCCTCTATCTCTCCCCGCACACCGTGCGCACCCACATGCAGAACGTCCTGGGCAAGCTGGGCGTCCACTCCACCCTGGCCGCCGTGGCCCTGGCCCGCCGCGCGGGCGTCCCGCCGGCCGACTGA
- a CDS encoding sterol desaturase family protein — MDTLPETEYVPIRSNSLLRKTAYPLLLFALVATVASTLAFGWDLSTASMPFLVGTIAYLAILERLIPHNPDWHPSRREWGRYGIYYAFTTVGSVIAELAVLAGVERLSPDVPRFGLAVEIPLALLVGSLASYLIHRWGHTNKYLWRLHGVHHAPEKVNVANNGVNHVLDIMISQGIVQLALALAGFSAQAVFAVGLFVVAQGFFVHANIDVRTGWVGYVLASPEQHRLHHSTELSEAGHYGSDLSIWDSLFGSFTWYPGRRPERVGLHDPASFPPTDAVVASMLHPFRQARQRDRRPTSS, encoded by the coding sequence GTGGACACTCTGCCCGAGACAGAATACGTACCCATCCGGTCGAATTCACTACTCCGCAAAACCGCTTATCCGCTCCTTCTGTTCGCTCTCGTCGCCACCGTCGCGTCCACGCTCGCCTTCGGCTGGGATCTGAGCACCGCCAGCATGCCCTTCCTCGTCGGCACCATCGCGTACCTCGCCATTCTGGAGCGGCTGATCCCGCACAACCCGGACTGGCACCCCAGCCGCCGCGAGTGGGGCCGGTACGGGATCTACTACGCCTTCACCACCGTCGGCAGCGTGATCGCCGAACTCGCCGTGCTCGCCGGTGTGGAGCGGCTGTCCCCCGACGTGCCCCGGTTCGGGCTCGCCGTCGAGATCCCGCTGGCGCTGCTGGTCGGCTCACTCGCCAGCTATCTCATCCACCGCTGGGGACACACCAACAAGTACCTGTGGCGGCTGCACGGCGTGCACCACGCTCCGGAGAAGGTGAACGTCGCCAACAACGGCGTCAATCACGTCCTTGACATCATGATCTCCCAGGGCATCGTGCAACTCGCCCTGGCGCTGGCCGGGTTCTCGGCCCAGGCGGTCTTCGCGGTGGGCCTGTTCGTGGTCGCGCAGGGCTTCTTCGTGCACGCGAACATCGACGTCCGCACCGGCTGGGTCGGCTATGTCCTCGCCAGCCCCGAACAGCACCGGCTGCACCACAGCACGGAGCTGTCCGAGGCCGGCCACTACGGAAGCGATCTGTCCATCTGGGACAGCCTCTTCGGCAGTTTCACCTGGTATCCGGGACGCCGCCCCGAGCGGGTCGGGCTGCACGACCCCGCGTCGTTCCCCCCGACCGACGCGGTGGTCGCCAGCATGCTGCACCCGTTCCGGCAGGCCCGTCAGAGGGACAGGCGGCCCACATCGAGCTGA
- the galK gene encoding galactokinase: MTHEQLYGVAPEGTWTAPGRVNLIGEHTDYNDGFVMPLALPHSTTATVSRRADGLVRVHSREIAGPPVDIDTATLAPGSVGGWAVYPAGVLWALREAGHEVGGADIHYTSDVPVGAGLSSSAALEVVTALALSDLYDLGLSREEISRIGQRAENGYVGAPTGILDQMASACCTEGHALHLDTRDMAQRQIPFDLAAEGLRLLVVDTQVKHAHADGAYGKRRASCEAGAAALGVPALRDVPFGELEAALARLSDEEIRRRVKHVVTENHRVERVTALLDAGRVREIGPLLFEGHASLRDDFEVSCPELDLVVEASAAAGALGARMTGGGFGGSAVVLVEEDAAEVTGKAVSDAFAAAGHTAPRIFTAIPSPGARRLPVR, encoded by the coding sequence GTGACGCACGAGCAGCTGTACGGGGTCGCCCCCGAAGGCACCTGGACCGCCCCGGGGCGGGTCAACCTCATCGGGGAGCACACCGACTACAACGACGGCTTCGTCATGCCGCTCGCCCTGCCGCACAGCACCACCGCCACCGTCTCGCGGCGCGCGGACGGCCTCGTGCGCGTGCACTCCCGCGAGATAGCGGGCCCGCCGGTGGACATCGACACCGCGACCCTCGCCCCCGGCTCGGTCGGCGGCTGGGCCGTCTACCCGGCCGGAGTGCTGTGGGCGCTGCGCGAGGCCGGGCACGAGGTCGGCGGCGCGGACATCCACTACACTTCCGACGTCCCGGTCGGCGCCGGGCTCTCCTCCTCCGCCGCGCTGGAGGTGGTCACGGCGCTGGCGCTGAGCGACCTGTACGACCTGGGGCTGAGCCGCGAGGAGATCTCCCGGATCGGGCAGCGCGCCGAGAACGGCTACGTCGGCGCCCCGACCGGCATCCTGGACCAGATGGCCTCCGCCTGCTGCACGGAGGGCCACGCCCTGCACCTGGACACCCGGGACATGGCGCAGCGCCAGATCCCCTTCGACCTGGCCGCAGAGGGGCTGCGGCTGCTGGTGGTGGACACCCAGGTCAAGCACGCGCACGCGGACGGCGCGTACGGCAAGCGGCGCGCCTCCTGTGAGGCGGGCGCGGCGGCACTGGGCGTACCGGCGCTGCGCGACGTCCCGTTCGGTGAGCTGGAGGCGGCCCTGGCCCGGTTGTCCGACGAGGAGATCCGGCGCCGGGTGAAGCACGTCGTCACCGAGAACCACCGGGTGGAGCGGGTGACCGCGCTGCTGGACGCGGGCCGGGTCCGCGAGATCGGCCCGCTGCTGTTCGAGGGCCACGCCTCGCTGCGCGACGACTTCGAGGTCTCCTGCCCCGAACTGGACCTGGTGGTCGAGGCGTCGGCCGCCGCCGGTGCGCTCGGTGCCCGGATGACGGGCGGCGGGTTCGGCGGCTCGGCCGTCGTCCTGGTGGAGGAGGACGCGGCGGAGGTGACCGGAAAGGCCGTGTCCGATGCTTTCGCGGCGGCCGGTCACACCGCCCCGAGGATCTTTACCGCCATCCCGTCGCCGGGTGCCCGGAGGCTGCCCGTACGCTGA
- the galE gene encoding UDP-glucose 4-epimerase GalE: MSNRYLVTGGAGYVGSVVTAHLLAAGHRVTVLDDLSTGFREGVPAGAEFIEGRVQDAARWLDGGYDGVLHFAASSQVGESVTDPAKYWRNNVGGAIELLAAMRAAGVRTLVFSSTAAVYGEPATTPITEDAATAPTNPYGATKLAVDHMITSEAAAHGLAAVSLRYFNVAGAHGAYGERHDPESHLIPLVLRTAQGRRDSISVFGTDYPTPDGTCVRDYIHVDDLAEAHLLALTAARPSEHLICNLGNGNGFSVREVVETARKVTGHEIPETEAPRRAGDPAVLVASADRAREVLGWRPTRTDLSGIIEDAWTFARRQESESTQ, from the coding sequence ATGAGCAACCGTTACCTGGTCACCGGCGGTGCCGGCTACGTCGGCAGCGTGGTCACCGCCCACCTGCTGGCCGCGGGCCACCGCGTCACCGTCCTGGACGACCTGTCCACCGGCTTCCGCGAAGGCGTCCCGGCCGGTGCCGAGTTCATCGAGGGCCGGGTCCAGGACGCCGCCCGCTGGCTGGACGGCGGCTACGACGGCGTCCTGCACTTCGCCGCCAGCTCGCAGGTCGGCGAGTCCGTGACCGACCCCGCGAAGTACTGGCGCAACAACGTCGGCGGCGCCATCGAACTCCTCGCCGCCATGCGCGCGGCGGGCGTGCGCACCCTCGTCTTCTCCTCCACGGCGGCGGTGTACGGCGAGCCCGCCACCACCCCCATCACCGAGGACGCGGCCACCGCGCCCACCAACCCGTACGGTGCCACCAAGCTCGCCGTCGACCACATGATCACCAGCGAGGCCGCCGCCCACGGCCTGGCCGCCGTCTCGCTGCGCTACTTCAACGTGGCGGGCGCGCACGGCGCGTACGGCGAGCGGCACGACCCCGAGAGCCACCTCATCCCGCTGGTACTGCGCACCGCGCAGGGCCGCCGCGACAGCATCTCCGTCTTCGGCACCGACTACCCGACTCCCGACGGCACCTGCGTGCGCGACTACATCCACGTCGACGACCTCGCCGAGGCGCACCTGCTCGCCCTCACCGCCGCCAGGCCCTCCGAGCACCTGATCTGCAACCTCGGCAACGGCAACGGCTTCTCGGTCCGCGAGGTCGTCGAGACCGCCCGCAAGGTCACCGGCCACGAGATCCCCGAGACCGAGGCCCCGCGCCGGGCCGGCGACCCCGCCGTCCTGGTGGCCTCCGCCGACCGCGCCCGCGAGGTGCTCGGCTGGCGGCCCACCCGTACCGATCTGTCCGGGATCATCGAGGACGCGTGGACGTTCGCGCGCCGGCAGGAGAGCGAGAGCACCCAGTGA
- the galT gene encoding galactose-1-phosphate uridylyltransferase codes for MKRTTVKLADGRELIYFDSRDDADRTALDRRPLELAAPASEIRRDRLRGESVGYAAHRQSRTYHPPADQCPLCPSQGERLSEIPAADYDVVVFENRFPSFSGDLGRCEVVCFSPRHDGSFADLTPEQAALVLHAWTDRTAEFAENPAVTQIYAFENRGAEIGVTLAHPHGQIYGYPFLTPHTERALTAVAEHKRATGGANLYDDLLAEERADGSRVVLATEHWTAFVPYAARWPYEVHLYPNRRVPDLRTLDDAARAEFPAVYLEILRRFDRVFGPGMPPTPYISGWHQAPFRGITDEARADFALHLELFTIRRGPDKLKYQAGSESGMNVFVSDSLPEAAAARLREVATA; via the coding sequence ATGAAGAGGACCACGGTCAAGCTGGCCGATGGGCGAGAGCTGATCTATTTCGACTCCCGCGACGACGCCGACCGCACCGCGCTCGACCGGAGGCCGCTGGAGCTCGCCGCCCCCGCCTCCGAGATCCGGCGCGACCGGCTGCGGGGCGAGTCCGTCGGATACGCGGCGCACCGCCAGAGCCGTACGTACCACCCGCCCGCCGACCAGTGCCCGCTGTGCCCCTCGCAGGGCGAGCGGCTGAGCGAGATACCGGCCGCCGACTACGACGTCGTCGTCTTCGAGAACCGCTTCCCGTCCTTCTCCGGCGACCTCGGCCGCTGCGAGGTCGTCTGCTTCTCGCCGCGCCACGACGGCTCCTTCGCCGATCTCACCCCGGAACAGGCCGCCCTCGTCCTGCACGCCTGGACGGATCGCACCGCCGAGTTCGCCGAGAACCCGGCCGTCACCCAGATCTACGCCTTCGAGAACCGCGGCGCCGAGATCGGCGTCACCCTCGCGCACCCGCACGGGCAGATCTACGGCTACCCGTTCCTCACCCCGCACACCGAGCGCGCCCTGACGGCCGTCGCCGAGCACAAGCGCGCCACCGGCGGCGCCAACCTCTACGACGACCTGCTCGCCGAGGAGCGCGCCGACGGCTCCCGCGTCGTGCTCGCCACGGAGCACTGGACGGCCTTCGTCCCGTACGCCGCCCGCTGGCCGTACGAGGTGCACCTCTACCCCAATCGCCGCGTCCCCGACCTGCGGACCCTCGACGACGCGGCCCGCGCGGAGTTCCCCGCCGTCTACCTGGAAATCCTGCGCCGCTTCGACCGTGTCTTCGGCCCCGGCATGCCGCCCACCCCGTACATCTCCGGCTGGCACCAGGCTCCCTTCCGCGGCATCACCGACGAGGCACGCGCCGATTTCGCCCTGCACCTGGAGCTGTTCACCATCCGCCGCGGACCCGACAAGCTGAAGTACCAGGCGGGTTCCGAGTCCGGTATGAATGTGTTCGTCAGTGATTCCCTGCCGGAGGCCGCCGCCGCCCGGCTGCGAGAGGTGGCAACCGCATGA
- a CDS encoding LuxR C-terminal-related transcriptional regulator: MSVRVVVVDDRRLVAEALASALRVRGHRVLGAGAPAGRAADLVLGKQPEVCLLGSAAPEAPGALDLVQRLRREAPRVGVLVLGPVPSPRGVAVAFATGARGYVRHDERIEGVERAMAKVRAGEAAVAPALLREAFTELLSPSSGPDAEGARLASLLTEREIDVLLRIVEGEDTRLIAAGLGVAPSTARTHVQRLLTKLGTASRLEAAALAVRTGLLNHLPPRTAPLPPG, translated from the coding sequence ATGAGCGTACGGGTCGTGGTCGTCGACGACCGGCGGCTGGTGGCGGAGGCGCTGGCCTCCGCGCTGCGGGTCCGCGGGCACCGGGTGCTGGGCGCGGGCGCGCCGGCCGGACGCGCGGCGGACCTGGTGCTGGGCAAGCAGCCCGAGGTGTGCCTGCTGGGTTCGGCCGCGCCGGAGGCGCCGGGGGCGCTGGATCTGGTGCAGCGGCTGCGCCGTGAGGCACCGCGGGTGGGGGTGCTGGTGCTGGGCCCGGTGCCCAGCCCGCGCGGGGTCGCGGTGGCCTTCGCGACCGGGGCGCGCGGGTATGTGCGCCACGACGAGCGCATCGAGGGTGTCGAACGCGCCATGGCCAAGGTACGGGCCGGCGAGGCGGCGGTGGCGCCCGCGCTGCTGCGGGAGGCGTTCACCGAACTGCTCAGCCCCAGCAGCGGCCCGGACGCGGAGGGCGCGCGGCTGGCGTCCCTGCTGACGGAGCGCGAGATCGATGTGCTGCTGCGGATCGTGGAGGGCGAGGACACCCGGCTCATAGCGGCCGGCCTGGGGGTGGCCCCGAGCACCGCGCGTACCCATGTGCAGCGGCTGCTGACGAAACTGGGCACGGCCTCCCGCCTGGAGGCGGCGGCCCTGGCCGTGCGCACCGGCCTGCTGAACCACCTCCCGCCGCGCACCGCCCCGCTGCCCCCGGGCTGA
- a CDS encoding outer membrane protein assembly factor BamB family protein, whose amino-acid sequence MSQPPPPSQPPSTPPPSPYGPATPPPAGPPSGSFGPATPPPPPSSAWGYGADSGQGPPAGPPTGGFGPPTSPGAHPAPGTPLPAPSPYGPGSIEVRKPRRPGWQWALMGVAGLLALALIGGGTVWLLTGDSAGEGEDGGNGAQTAPGEQEPLPTEPVDASLAWQEPIPEVGDGLIQASGTWISGDHLVRLMPQGLVAYALTDGTEVWTVPLEHHEGGCNASVTASQDRVAVLQGLECEFLTVVDIAAGEELFTLRHEASRNSLGGGWDFPAIVGDIVAIGTANGGSGYSITDAKKIWEPRSDDNCRERNYANIDETLVAVMTCGGMLDFDRGSVRATAPSGEDLWEWEFGAEHEGEPFTVESVLSIAPLVVATRVGEMTESPVQQIWVIDDAYEEIAHVIDFDPERQVRPCRVNILDDCRGAEVTDGFLYLTGQPSVGGDGNSVVAFDLSTGTALYEVKPISGGYIKPFAVVHGQVLAYQLADSQTEGMVVAIDPETEEATPLMTLDRTQRDVEWAMMSSVIDDDTMLLWHNGAFVMVNERYYTHDEPDTPAALVYR is encoded by the coding sequence ATGTCTCAGCCGCCACCGCCGTCCCAGCCGCCGTCCACACCACCGCCGTCCCCCTACGGTCCGGCGACCCCGCCACCGGCCGGGCCCCCGAGCGGAAGCTTCGGCCCGGCCACCCCACCGCCCCCGCCGTCCTCCGCGTGGGGGTATGGGGCGGACTCCGGGCAGGGCCCGCCGGCCGGACCGCCGACCGGCGGTTTCGGCCCGCCGACCTCGCCCGGCGCGCACCCGGCGCCCGGCACCCCGCTGCCCGCGCCGTCCCCGTACGGCCCGGGCTCGATCGAGGTCAGGAAGCCCCGGCGGCCCGGCTGGCAGTGGGCGCTGATGGGCGTGGCCGGGCTGCTCGCCCTCGCGCTGATCGGCGGCGGCACGGTGTGGCTGCTCACCGGCGACAGCGCGGGTGAGGGCGAGGACGGCGGGAACGGCGCGCAGACCGCGCCCGGCGAACAGGAGCCGCTGCCCACCGAACCGGTCGACGCCTCGCTGGCCTGGCAGGAGCCCATCCCCGAGGTCGGCGACGGGCTGATCCAGGCCTCCGGCACCTGGATCTCCGGCGACCACCTGGTGCGGCTGATGCCGCAGGGCCTGGTCGCGTACGCCCTGACGGACGGCACCGAGGTGTGGACCGTGCCGCTGGAGCACCACGAGGGCGGCTGCAACGCGTCCGTCACCGCCTCCCAGGACCGGGTGGCGGTGCTCCAGGGCCTGGAGTGCGAGTTCCTGACGGTCGTGGACATCGCGGCGGGGGAGGAACTGTTCACCCTGCGGCACGAGGCGAGCCGGAACTCGCTGGGCGGCGGCTGGGACTTCCCGGCGATCGTCGGCGACATCGTGGCGATCGGCACCGCCAACGGCGGCTCCGGCTACAGCATCACCGACGCCAAGAAGATCTGGGAGCCGCGCTCGGACGACAACTGCCGCGAGCGCAACTACGCCAACATCGACGAGACCCTGGTCGCCGTGATGACCTGCGGCGGGATGCTGGACTTCGACCGGGGCAGCGTCCGCGCGACCGCGCCGAGCGGCGAGGACCTGTGGGAGTGGGAATTCGGCGCCGAACACGAGGGGGAGCCGTTCACCGTCGAGTCCGTCCTGTCCATCGCCCCGCTGGTGGTCGCCACCCGGGTCGGTGAGATGACCGAGAGCCCGGTGCAGCAGATCTGGGTGATCGACGACGCGTACGAGGAGATCGCGCACGTCATCGACTTCGACCCGGAGCGGCAGGTGCGGCCCTGCCGGGTCAACATCCTGGACGACTGCCGCGGCGCGGAGGTCACCGACGGATTCCTCTACCTCACCGGGCAGCCCTCGGTGGGGGGAGACGGCAACTCGGTGGTCGCCTTCGACCTCAGCACCGGGACGGCACTGTACGAGGTGAAGCCCATCAGCGGCGGCTATATCAAGCCGTTCGCGGTCGTGCACGGCCAAGTGCTCGCGTATCAGCTCGCCGACTCGCAGACTGAGGGCATGGTGGTCGCCATTGATCCCGAAACCGAGGAAGCCACCCCGCTGATGACGCTGGACCGCACGCAAAGGGATGTGGAATGGGCGATGATGAGTAGTGTCATCGACGACGACACGATGCTGCTGTGGCACAACGGCGCCTTCGTCATGGTCAATGAGCGGTACTACACGCACGACGAGCCCGACACACCCGCCGCGCTGGTCTATCGATGA